A single Venturia canescens isolate UGA chromosome 1, ASM1945775v1, whole genome shotgun sequence DNA region contains:
- the LOC122408397 gene encoding uncharacterized protein isoform X1, producing the protein MFSYRNTYTMFHNVSVFVLLALTLVLNSNAYVPITTIDSACFEEAGISENEYRERIPAIKADVNSISGKESCYFLCIGKKAKEVFNNGTLDVDGMRSRIPEMPDEQYQILKNCVNQREVNPCQATKNSILCVKQVVRILMKNSQEKMKTSICSYFLVFRFQI; encoded by the exons atgttcagttaTCGCAACACCTACACGATGTTCCACAACGTTTCGGTTTTTGTGCTGTTGGCGCTCACACTAGTG ctcAACTCCAATGCTTATGTTCCGATAACAACGATCGATAGTGCTTGTTTCGAAGAAGCTGGAATCAGTGAAAATGAGTACAGGGAGCGAATCCCCGCTATAAAAGCTGACGTAAATTCCATAAGTGGCAAGGAATCGTGTTATTTCTTATGCATTGGGAAGAAAGCAAAGGAA GTATTTAATAATGGAACCCTTGATGTCGACGGCATGCGGAGCCGTATACCGGAAATGCCGGACGAGCAATAtcagattttgaaaaactgcgtCAACCAAA GGGAAGTCAACCCCTGCCAAGCGACGAAGAACAGTATTTTGTGCGTGAAACAAGTGGTGAgaatcttgatgaaaaattcgcaagagaaaatgaaaacgtcGATCTGCTCTTACTTTTTGGTATTTCGGTTTCAGATTTGA
- the LOC122408397 gene encoding uncharacterized protein isoform X2: MFSYRNTYTMFHNVSVFVLLALTLVLNSNAYVPITTIDSACFEEAGISENEYRERIPAIKADVNSISGKESCYFLCIGKKAKEVFNNGTLDVDGMRSRIPEMPDEQYQILKNCVNQREVNPCQATKNSILCVKQVMPKIRAKMAEAS; the protein is encoded by the exons atgttcagttaTCGCAACACCTACACGATGTTCCACAACGTTTCGGTTTTTGTGCTGTTGGCGCTCACACTAGTG ctcAACTCCAATGCTTATGTTCCGATAACAACGATCGATAGTGCTTGTTTCGAAGAAGCTGGAATCAGTGAAAATGAGTACAGGGAGCGAATCCCCGCTATAAAAGCTGACGTAAATTCCATAAGTGGCAAGGAATCGTGTTATTTCTTATGCATTGGGAAGAAAGCAAAGGAA GTATTTAATAATGGAACCCTTGATGTCGACGGCATGCGGAGCCGTATACCGGAAATGCCGGACGAGCAATAtcagattttgaaaaactgcgtCAACCAAA GGGAAGTCAACCCCTGCCAAGCGACGAAGAACAGTATTTTGTGCGTGAAACAAGTG ATGCC